A region of Nitrospirota bacterium DNA encodes the following proteins:
- a CDS encoding PhoH family protein, protein MAFDSESELPFLFTSLEKNLKLIEESLGISASYRGNRIFLKGPEQQVRIAESLIHDLRQLSMQGYSLRPEDIRFAVRALSEGNGMSLKELFLNNIPVSSKRRFIIPKTENQKRYLDSIKEFDIVFGIGPAGTGKTYLAMAMAVNALLKKEVSRIVLARPAIEAGEKLGFLPGDIQEKVNPYLRPLYDALYDMMEAEKVMSLMERGVIEIAPLAFMRGRTLNDAFVILDEAQNTTTEQMKMFLTRLGFNSKAVVTGDVTQIDLPSNRASGLVEVMKILDGIGGITFVSFSERDVVRHKLVQAIIKAYESYENRNINTET, encoded by the coding sequence ATAGCCTTTGACAGCGAAAGTGAACTGCCGTTCCTTTTCACCAGCCTTGAAAAGAACCTGAAGCTCATCGAAGAATCCCTCGGCATATCTGCCAGTTACCGGGGAAACAGGATCTTCCTGAAAGGACCTGAACAGCAGGTCAGGATTGCGGAGAGCCTCATTCATGACCTGAGGCAGCTCAGCATGCAGGGGTATTCGCTCAGACCCGAGGATATCCGCTTCGCGGTCCGTGCCCTGTCCGAAGGCAACGGCATGTCCCTCAAAGAGCTGTTTCTCAATAATATCCCGGTCTCATCAAAGCGCCGTTTCATCATCCCCAAGACAGAGAACCAGAAGCGCTATCTCGACTCCATAAAGGAATTCGATATCGTCTTCGGCATCGGCCCCGCCGGAACCGGTAAGACGTATCTTGCCATGGCAATGGCGGTTAATGCCCTTCTGAAAAAAGAGGTCAGCAGGATCGTTCTTGCGCGGCCTGCGATCGAAGCAGGCGAAAAGCTCGGCTTCCTGCCCGGAGATATTCAGGAAAAGGTCAACCCCTACCTGAGGCCGCTCTATGATGCGTTATATGATATGATGGAGGCTGAAAAAGTAATGAGCCTTATGGAGCGCGGAGTGATAGAGATCGCACCCCTTGCCTTCATGCGGGGCAGAACATTGAACGATGCCTTTGTTATACTTGATGAAGCGCAAAATACGACGACAGAGCAGATGAAGATGTTCCTGACCCGACTTGGCTTTAATTCAAAGGCAGTGGTCACCGGTGACGTCACACAGATCGATCTGCCGTCAAACAGGGCATCAGGTCTTGTGGAGGTCATGAAGATCCTCGATGGCATCGGCGGGATCACCTTTGTCTCCTTCTCGGAGCGGGATGTGGTGAGGCACAAGCTGGTGCAGGCTATTATAAAGGCTTACGAAAGTTATGAAAACAGAAATATCAATACAGAAACTTAA
- a CDS encoding SPOR domain-containing protein, whose protein sequence is MNDAEFSERPSGAMLGKEFIIVLVIIFSGLSFTLGYFVGKSGTAGPEPALQAVETSGQVQKQEMPPLSPSPAAAPAPEQTQAVLPLTKEPVLQAAPITEKPAVRQAAHETKAKPAEVKEKGQPKGQATPQQKNAESQNTKSAPEKSAQKVEPSASAEAIAPIYTVQIGAFKNIAEAKQLKAKFDKKGYKSFISTGKNKKAQKIFKVKTGEFREKKEAEVLALKLKKTEALQTYVTMKTE, encoded by the coding sequence ATGAACGACGCTGAATTCTCTGAAAGGCCTTCCGGAGCCATGCTCGGCAAGGAATTCATCATCGTGCTGGTGATCATTTTTTCCGGTTTGAGCTTCACGCTCGGCTATTTTGTCGGCAAGAGCGGGACAGCAGGACCAGAACCCGCGCTGCAGGCAGTTGAGACGTCAGGTCAGGTCCAGAAACAGGAAATGCCGCCTCTTTCTCCGTCGCCCGCAGCAGCGCCAGCGCCAGAACAGACGCAGGCCGTTCTGCCCCTGACCAAAGAGCCGGTCTTACAGGCGGCTCCGATAACGGAAAAACCTGCTGTCCGGCAGGCGGCACATGAGACCAAGGCAAAGCCTGCTGAGGTCAAGGAAAAAGGGCAGCCGAAAGGTCAGGCCACTCCTCAGCAGAAGAACGCTGAATCTCAGAACACAAAATCTGCACCTGAGAAATCCGCCCAGAAAGTTGAACCTTCCGCCTCTGCAGAAGCTATAGCCCCTATCTATACGGTTCAGATAGGGGCGTTCAAGAACATTGCCGAGGCAAAGCAGCTGAAGGCAAAATTCGACAAGAAGGGATACAAATCCTTTATCTCCACCGGCAAGAACAAGAAAGCACAGAAGATATTCAAGGTCAAAACAGGCGAATTCAGGGAAAAGAAAGAGGCTGAAGTGCTTGCACTGAAGCTCAAGAAGACAGAAGCCCTGCAGACCTATGTCACCATGAAGACAGAATAA
- a CDS encoding HDIG domain-containing protein, whose product MKTEISIQKLNTPAVRTNLLKLSYLFGIAVITSAFLLQEFSLNKFLGGTLISFVLLFVLYRDIMRYKPAYLNNYSMLLLLSLMIISTLMAGRIFSYVLISLMKGLEAGDTGIAIYGIPIATGAMLVALLFDFHTAITFSFTVSLLTGYWLEQSFFPIYTFVSSLTAAFSVIRCKKRSALLRGGLYVILANICLVLIFLVSRGELFTDKTPAAVGFAIFSGITVSAIVSLILPLFEYLFKVTTDISLLELLDLNQPLMKMLMINAPGTYHHSVIVGSLVESAAETVGVNPLLARVSSYYHDIGKAKMPEYFVENQSGAPSKHDKLTPHMSSMIIINHVKEGVELAKQYKLPQSIIDIIKQHHGTAVLTYFYQKARDMGHDISPGEEEYMYPGPKPQTRVAALVMMADAVEAASKVLNDPTPARISALVEKIINHIFLEGQLDECELTLKDISEIKKRFIYILTGIMHKRIDYPGFDFGNGNSPKEPAKIEKPKFA is encoded by the coding sequence ATGAAAACAGAAATATCAATACAGAAACTTAATACACCGGCCGTCAGGACAAATCTTCTCAAGCTGTCGTATCTTTTCGGTATTGCCGTCATCACCTCTGCATTTCTGCTCCAGGAATTCAGTTTGAATAAATTCCTGGGCGGTACGCTCATCTCGTTTGTCCTGCTCTTCGTCCTGTACCGGGACATCATGAGGTACAAACCAGCGTATCTCAACAACTACAGCATGCTTCTGCTTTTGAGCCTTATGATCATCAGCACACTCATGGCAGGCAGGATCTTCAGCTATGTTCTGATAAGCCTGATGAAGGGACTGGAGGCAGGCGATACGGGCATCGCCATTTACGGCATCCCGATCGCAACAGGGGCCATGCTCGTAGCGCTCCTGTTTGATTTTCACACGGCCATCACCTTTTCTTTCACGGTAAGCCTTCTCACCGGATACTGGCTTGAGCAGTCTTTTTTCCCCATCTATACCTTTGTAAGCAGTCTCACCGCTGCATTCAGCGTTATCCGCTGCAAGAAGCGGTCTGCCCTGCTCCGCGGCGGACTCTATGTGATACTGGCAAATATCTGTCTGGTGCTGATCTTTCTTGTCTCCCGGGGTGAACTGTTCACGGATAAGACGCCCGCTGCAGTGGGCTTTGCCATTTTTTCCGGCATCACGGTCTCTGCTATCGTTTCGCTCATTCTTCCGCTCTTTGAGTATCTCTTCAAGGTCACGACCGATATCAGCCTTCTTGAACTTCTTGACCTGAATCAGCCCCTTATGAAAATGCTGATGATTAACGCACCGGGAACCTATCACCACAGCGTGATCGTCGGCAGTCTGGTAGAATCAGCGGCTGAAACGGTCGGCGTCAATCCCCTGCTTGCACGGGTAAGCTCGTATTATCACGATATCGGCAAGGCAAAGATGCCGGAATATTTTGTCGAGAACCAGAGCGGCGCGCCGAGCAAGCACGATAAGCTCACGCCTCACATGAGCAGCATGATCATCATCAATCATGTAAAGGAAGGGGTTGAGCTGGCCAAACAATATAAGCTACCCCAGTCGATCATCGACATCATAAAGCAGCACCATGGCACAGCGGTGTTGACATATTTTTACCAGAAGGCCAGGGATATGGGCCACGATATCTCACCGGGGGAAGAGGAATACATGTATCCCGGACCGAAGCCCCAGACCCGCGTTGCTGCGCTGGTGATGATGGCAGATGCAGTGGAAGCCGCCTCAAAGGTTCTCAATGACCCTACCCCTGCGCGGATATCAGCCCTTGTCGAGAAGATCATAAACCATATTTTTCTTGAGGGACAGCTCGATGAGTGCGAACTTACGCTCAAGGACATATCAGAGATCAAGAAGCGTTTTATCTATATCCTGACCGGCATAATGCACAAGAGGATCGACTACCCCGGTTTCGATTTCGGCAATGGCAATTCACCTAAAGAACCAGCAAAGATCGAAAAGCCTAAATTTGCGTAG
- a CDS encoding diacylglycerol kinase: protein MPLRAWIKSANHAIEGVIYGARTQKHLRYHFFSAAAVLFFSYMVGVSKPELVIIALAVILVLAAEMMNSAIEAVVDILSPEYSEKARVAKDISAGAVLITAFGAAVLGYVVLFPYVKIIFSEGFHVAKHSKEEISFIAFILVLIAVIVTKAQFGKGHPLSGGMPSGHSALAFSVWVSITYITDNLYISVLCFLLAVWIAQSRIAIKMHTRLEVMLGALLGTLLTFLLFRLFY from the coding sequence ATGCCGTTGCGCGCCTGGATTAAGAGCGCCAACCACGCCATAGAAGGCGTTATCTATGGCGCAAGGACCCAGAAGCACCTCCGTTACCATTTCTTCTCGGCTGCTGCGGTGCTCTTCTTCAGTTATATGGTCGGCGTCTCAAAGCCTGAACTCGTCATCATCGCACTTGCGGTTATCCTCGTGCTCGCAGCAGAGATGATGAACAGCGCCATAGAGGCCGTAGTGGACATTCTCTCGCCGGAATATTCGGAAAAGGCAAGGGTCGCAAAGGATATCTCTGCGGGCGCTGTTCTCATCACCGCCTTTGGCGCTGCCGTGCTCGGCTATGTTGTCCTCTTCCCTTATGTAAAGATCATTTTCAGCGAAGGCTTTCATGTGGCAAAACACTCGAAAGAGGAGATATCCTTCATCGCCTTTATCCTGGTCCTGATTGCAGTGATCGTCACCAAGGCCCAGTTCGGTAAAGGGCATCCTCTCAGCGGCGGCATGCCGAGCGGACATTCAGCGCTCGCGTTCTCGGTCTGGGTTTCGATCACCTACATAACAGATAACCTTTACATCTCAGTCCTCTGTTTTCTCCTCGCGGTCTGGATCGCCCAGTCAAGGATTGCGATAAAGATGCATACCAGGCTCGAAGTGATGCTCGGCGCCCTCCTCGGAACGCTTCTCACCTTTCTTCTCTTCAGGCTCTTTTACTAG
- the ybeY gene encoding rRNA maturation RNase YbeY produces MRRVRKDLTAALSLLGRGETELSILFVGSARMKRLNTVYRGIPKETDVLSFPMTEGTSYRSHRPQTGSGQVQPSVLGDIVISVPKTLRQSREYGTTFHDELRRLLIHGLLHLLGFDHEKSRYRKGKMEKKEKEVLHAVARLD; encoded by the coding sequence TTGCGTAGGGTCAGGAAAGACCTTACAGCAGCCTTGTCTCTGCTCGGCCGCGGCGAGACAGAACTGAGCATTCTCTTTGTCGGCAGCGCAAGGATGAAGCGTCTCAATACAGTGTACCGCGGTATCCCGAAAGAAACTGACGTCCTTTCCTTCCCCATGACTGAGGGAACCTCGTATCGTTCTCACAGACCACAGACCGGAAGCGGTCAGGTACAGCCTTCGGTTCTCGGTGATATCGTCATATCCGTGCCAAAGACCCTCAGGCAGTCGCGGGAATATGGCACCACTTTTCACGATGAGCTGCGGCGATTACTCATCCACGGCCTTCTGCATCTCTTGGGCTTTGACCATGAGAAGAGCAGATACCGGAAAGGGAAGATGGAGAAGAAGGAAAAGGAGGTCCTGCATGCCGTTGCGCGCCTGGATTAA
- the queA gene encoding tRNA preQ1(34) S-adenosylmethionine ribosyltransferase-isomerase QueA: protein MKTADFDFFLPDGFIAEKPVEKRDRSRLLVLGRDGGMEHRYFSDLPSYLQAGDMLVMNNSRVFPARLTGYKPTGGKVEFLLVEKLSDASWYVLAKDRYCGQLTIADNFTVHMAKDRTVTFASEQEMYRIVEEHGRMPLPPYIKRKADETDRERYQTVYAEKEGSIAAPTAGLHFTEELLNSLRGRSVAVRMVTLHVGIGTFNPIKAEHIRDHAMHKEHFEIDSSLLDEIEKTKQRGNRVVTVGTTTTRTLEGYLSGKSTIHALNGTIKGSTDIFIHEGFRFRAADALITNFHLPRSTPLMLTAAFSGRKNLLNAYEEAISRGYRFFSYGDAMLLL, encoded by the coding sequence ATGAAAACCGCTGATTTCGATTTTTTTCTCCCGGACGGCTTTATTGCAGAAAAACCGGTTGAAAAACGGGACCGTTCGCGTCTTCTGGTGCTCGGCCGGGATGGCGGTATGGAACACCGATATTTCTCTGACCTGCCCTCATATCTGCAGGCAGGTGATATGCTCGTGATGAACAATTCGCGCGTATTCCCTGCACGTTTGACCGGGTATAAACCGACGGGTGGCAAGGTCGAGTTCCTTCTGGTCGAAAAGCTGTCAGACGCGTCCTGGTATGTGCTTGCAAAAGACCGGTATTGCGGACAGCTCACCATTGCGGACAATTTCACGGTCCATATGGCAAAGGACAGGACAGTAACCTTTGCAAGCGAACAGGAGATGTACAGGATCGTAGAGGAACACGGCAGGATGCCGCTTCCCCCGTATATCAAGCGCAAAGCTGACGAGACAGACAGGGAGCGCTATCAGACGGTCTACGCAGAAAAGGAGGGGTCGATTGCAGCGCCGACTGCAGGCCTTCATTTCACGGAAGAACTGCTGAATTCCCTTCGGGGTCGTTCCGTGGCGGTCCGCATGGTCACACTCCATGTCGGGATCGGCACGTTCAATCCGATAAAAGCCGAGCATATCCGTGACCACGCCATGCACAAGGAACATTTTGAGATCGACAGCTCGCTGCTCGATGAGATCGAAAAGACGAAACAAAGGGGCAATCGGGTTGTCACCGTCGGCACCACCACGACGCGCACTCTGGAAGGATATCTGTCAGGGAAGAGCACGATCCATGCATTGAACGGAACCATTAAAGGTTCAACCGATATCTTTATTCACGAAGGTTTCAGGTTCAGGGCAGCTGACGCCCTGATCACGAATTTTCATCTTCCACGCTCTACGCCGCTGATGCTCACCGCTGCGTTTTCAGGCCGTAAAAACCTTCTCAATGCCTATGAAGAGGCCATTTCCCGAGGATATAGATTTTTTTCCTATGGTGATGCTATGCTTCTTTTATGA